The DNA segment CTGATATGCATACATGAGCCTTACGCATGGTAAGAAAAAAAGGATACCTGTATGATGATTCCAGATATCCGTTTTGAGCCTACTATTTTACTGCTTCCTTCAATGCTTTTGCAGCTTTGAATTTTGGCGCTTTTGAAGCGGCGATTTCAAGAGGTTCCTTAGTTGCAGGGTTGATTCCCATACGTGCAGGACGTTCGCTGATTTCAAATTTTCCAAAACCAGAGATATCAACTTTTCCGCCTTCAGATAAAGTCTTTGCGATTTCATCAAAAACGGTTTCAACTGCTACAGTTGCATCTTTCTTTGTCATTTCTAA comes from the Erysipelotrichaceae bacterium 66202529 genome and includes:
- a CDS encoding HU family DNA-binding protein: MSEILNKKALVEVVAEKLEMTKKDATVAVETVFDEIAKTLSEGGKVDISGFGKFEISERPARMGINPATKEPLEIAASKAPKFKAAKALKEAVK